In Chlorobiota bacterium, the sequence ATTTGGCGGGCGCGACGAAGCCATGGCCGAATCGGCACGGAAAGCGGAAGAGGCCGGACCAGATTTTATTGACATCAACTGTGGTTGCTGGGTGAAGAACGTTGTTGCCCGCAACGCCGGTGCTGGATTGCTGAAGGACCCTCCGGCAATGCAGCGAATTGTCCGCAGCGTTGTGGAAGCCACCAAGCTGCCGGTGACGGTAAAAACCCGATTGGGCTGGGACCGCAACTCCATCGTCATCACCGAAGTTGCGCAGATGCTGGAGGATGTTGGCATCCACGCGCTGGCAATCCACTGCCGCACCCGCGACCAGGGCCACGAAGGGATCGCCTCGTGGGAGTACATCGAGCAAGTGAAGAAGGTGGTGCGCATTCCGGTGATCCTGAACGGCGACGTAAAAACCCCGCAGGACGTGATCCGAGGGTTCGAAACCGGAGCCGACGCAGTGATGATTGGGCGGGCAGCAATCGGCAACCCCTGGATTTTTCAGCAAGCCAAACATTACCGCGCCACCGGGGAATCCCTTCCAACCCCCGGCTTAGATGAACGGCTGGACACCGCCCTGGATCATTTACGAATGGG encodes:
- the dusB gene encoding tRNA dihydrouridine synthase DusB, which translates into the protein MTIGPITVEQGLLLAPMEDVTDPPFRRICRRLGADIVYTEFISSEGLIRDARRSLQKLTVYDDERPVAIQIFGGRDEAMAESARKAEEAGPDFIDINCGCWVKNVVARNAGAGLLKDPPAMQRIVRSVVEATKLPVTVKTRLGWDRNSIVITEVAQMLEDVGIHALAIHCRTRDQGHEGIASWEYIEQVKKVVRIPVILNGDVKTPQDVIRGFETGADAVMIGRAAIGNPWIFQQAKHYRATGESLPTPGLDERLDTALDHLRMGMEYKGERLGLVEFRKYWGGYLHSMPLAAAVRKELVLMNDVEEIHRRIERYREEVEEFNRKKEEWGMEEGTAVG